One stretch of Chelonia mydas isolate rCheMyd1 chromosome 17, rCheMyd1.pri.v2, whole genome shotgun sequence DNA includes these proteins:
- the APPBP2 gene encoding amyloid protein-binding protein 2 isoform X1: MAAVELEWVPETLYNTAISAVVDSYGRARRRDIRSLPENIQFDVYYKLYQQGRLCQLGSEFCELEVFAKVLRALDKRHLLHHCFQALMDHGVKVASVLAYSFSRWCSYIAESDSDVKDKAIQIGFVLGGFLSDAGWYSDAEKVFSSCHQLCSLHDEMPHWCRAVECSVRLLHVRNGNCKYHLGEETFKQAQSYMDKLAKHGQKANKAALYGELCALLFAKSHYDEAYKWCIEAMKEIKVGLPVKVVVDVLRQASKACVVKREFKKAEQLIKHAVYLAREHFGAKHPKYSDTLLDYGFYLLNVDNICQSVAIYQTALDIRQSVFGGKNIHVATAHEDLAYSSYVHQYSSGKFDNALFHAERAIGIITHILPEDHLLLASSKRVKALILEEIAIDCHNKETEQRLLQEAHDLHLSSLQLAKKAFGEFNVQTAKHYGNLGRLYQSMRKFKEAEEMHIKAIQIKEQLLGQEDYEVALSVGHLASLYNYDMNQYENAEKLYLRSIAIGKKLFGEGYSGLEYDYRGLIKLYNSIGNYEKVFEYHNILASWNRLRDRQFSVTDALEDVSTSPQSTEEVVQSFLMSQNIDGQNS, encoded by the exons CTTTACCAACAAGGTCGCTTATGCCAGTTGGGTAGTGAATTTTGTGAACTAGAAGTTTTTGCAAAGGTGTTACGAGCTTTAGATAAAAG acACTTGCTTCATCACTGTTTTCAGGCTCTGATGGATCATGGAGTAAAAGTTGCTTCTGTGCTGGCCTATTCATTCAGTAGATGGTGCTCCTACATAGCAGAATCAGACTCTGATGTAAAAGACAAAGCAATCCAGATTGGTTTTGTTTTAG GAGGGTTCCTATCAGATGCTGGCTGGTACAGTGACGCTGAGAAAGTGTTCAGTTCCTGCCATCAGTTGTGTTCCCTTCATGATGAGATGCCTCACTGGTGTCGTGCAGTAGAATGTAGCGTAAG ATTGCTGCATGTTCGAAATGGCAACTGCAAATACCACTTGGGAGAAGAAACATTCAAACAAGCTCAGTCTTATATGGACAAACTTGCAAAACATGGTCAAAAGGCAAACAAAGCAGCACTTTATGGGGAGCTGTGTGCACTGCTCTTTGCAAAGAGCCACTATGATGAG GCTTACAAGTGGTGTATAGAAGCTATGAAGGAGATCAAAGTTGGCTTGCCAGTAAAAGTAGTGGTGGATGTCTTAAGACAAGCTTCAAAG GCGTGTGTTGTAAAACGTGAATTTAAGAAAGCTGAACAGTTAATAAAGCATGCAGTATATCTTGCACG GGAGCATTTTGGAGCCAAACACCCAAAATATTCAGACACTCTATTAGACTATGGATTTTACTTGCTCAACGTAGATAATATATGCCAGTCTGTTGCAATTTATCAG ACAGCTCTTGATATCCGACAGTCAGTGTTTGGAGGTAAAAACATCCATGTAGCTACAGCTCATGAAGACTTGGCTTATTCTTCTTACGTTCATCAGTATAGTTCTGGAAAATTTGACAATGCACT ATTCCATGCTGAACGTGCTATTGGCATTATCACTCACATTCTTCCTGAAGATCATCTTCTCTTGGCCTCTTCCAAGAGAGTTAAAG CACTTATCCTGGAGGAGATTGCTATTGACTGTCACAATAAGGAAACTGAGCAGAGGTTACTTCAAGAAGCTCACGATTTGCACCTGTCTTCACTCCAGTTAGCTAAAAAAGCCTTTGGGGAATTCAACGTACAGACAGCAAAACACTATGGCAACCTGGGCAGACTTTATCAGTCAATGAGAAAATTTAAG GAAGCAGAAGAAATGCACATCAAAGCAATTCAGATTAAGGAGCAGCTTCTTGGTCAAGAAGATTATGAAGTCGCCCTATCAGTGGGACATCTAGCTTCTCTCTATAACTATGACATGAATcaatatgaaaatgcagaaaagcTTTATCTGAGATCAATAGCAATCG GAAAGAAGCTTTTTGGCGAAGGTTACAGTGGACTAGAATATGATTACAGAGGTCTCATTAAACTGTACAATTCCATTGGCAATTATGAGAAAGTATTTGAATACCACAATATTTTGGCCAGTTGGAACCGGTTGCGGGATCGGCAGTTCTCAGTTACAGATGCTCTGGAGGATGTAAGCACCAGCCCTCAATCCACTGAAGAAGTAGTCCAGTCTTTTCTGATGTCTCAGAACATTGATGGACAGAATAGCTAG
- the APPBP2 gene encoding amyloid protein-binding protein 2 isoform X2: MDHGVKVASVLAYSFSRWCSYIAESDSDVKDKAIQIGFVLGGFLSDAGWYSDAEKVFSSCHQLCSLHDEMPHWCRAVECSVRLLHVRNGNCKYHLGEETFKQAQSYMDKLAKHGQKANKAALYGELCALLFAKSHYDEAYKWCIEAMKEIKVGLPVKVVVDVLRQASKACVVKREFKKAEQLIKHAVYLAREHFGAKHPKYSDTLLDYGFYLLNVDNICQSVAIYQTALDIRQSVFGGKNIHVATAHEDLAYSSYVHQYSSGKFDNALFHAERAIGIITHILPEDHLLLASSKRVKALILEEIAIDCHNKETEQRLLQEAHDLHLSSLQLAKKAFGEFNVQTAKHYGNLGRLYQSMRKFKEAEEMHIKAIQIKEQLLGQEDYEVALSVGHLASLYNYDMNQYENAEKLYLRSIAIGKKLFGEGYSGLEYDYRGLIKLYNSIGNYEKVFEYHNILASWNRLRDRQFSVTDALEDVSTSPQSTEEVVQSFLMSQNIDGQNS; the protein is encoded by the exons ATGGATCATGGAGTAAAAGTTGCTTCTGTGCTGGCCTATTCATTCAGTAGATGGTGCTCCTACATAGCAGAATCAGACTCTGATGTAAAAGACAAAGCAATCCAGATTGGTTTTGTTTTAG GAGGGTTCCTATCAGATGCTGGCTGGTACAGTGACGCTGAGAAAGTGTTCAGTTCCTGCCATCAGTTGTGTTCCCTTCATGATGAGATGCCTCACTGGTGTCGTGCAGTAGAATGTAGCGTAAG ATTGCTGCATGTTCGAAATGGCAACTGCAAATACCACTTGGGAGAAGAAACATTCAAACAAGCTCAGTCTTATATGGACAAACTTGCAAAACATGGTCAAAAGGCAAACAAAGCAGCACTTTATGGGGAGCTGTGTGCACTGCTCTTTGCAAAGAGCCACTATGATGAG GCTTACAAGTGGTGTATAGAAGCTATGAAGGAGATCAAAGTTGGCTTGCCAGTAAAAGTAGTGGTGGATGTCTTAAGACAAGCTTCAAAG GCGTGTGTTGTAAAACGTGAATTTAAGAAAGCTGAACAGTTAATAAAGCATGCAGTATATCTTGCACG GGAGCATTTTGGAGCCAAACACCCAAAATATTCAGACACTCTATTAGACTATGGATTTTACTTGCTCAACGTAGATAATATATGCCAGTCTGTTGCAATTTATCAG ACAGCTCTTGATATCCGACAGTCAGTGTTTGGAGGTAAAAACATCCATGTAGCTACAGCTCATGAAGACTTGGCTTATTCTTCTTACGTTCATCAGTATAGTTCTGGAAAATTTGACAATGCACT ATTCCATGCTGAACGTGCTATTGGCATTATCACTCACATTCTTCCTGAAGATCATCTTCTCTTGGCCTCTTCCAAGAGAGTTAAAG CACTTATCCTGGAGGAGATTGCTATTGACTGTCACAATAAGGAAACTGAGCAGAGGTTACTTCAAGAAGCTCACGATTTGCACCTGTCTTCACTCCAGTTAGCTAAAAAAGCCTTTGGGGAATTCAACGTACAGACAGCAAAACACTATGGCAACCTGGGCAGACTTTATCAGTCAATGAGAAAATTTAAG GAAGCAGAAGAAATGCACATCAAAGCAATTCAGATTAAGGAGCAGCTTCTTGGTCAAGAAGATTATGAAGTCGCCCTATCAGTGGGACATCTAGCTTCTCTCTATAACTATGACATGAATcaatatgaaaatgcagaaaagcTTTATCTGAGATCAATAGCAATCG GAAAGAAGCTTTTTGGCGAAGGTTACAGTGGACTAGAATATGATTACAGAGGTCTCATTAAACTGTACAATTCCATTGGCAATTATGAGAAAGTATTTGAATACCACAATATTTTGGCCAGTTGGAACCGGTTGCGGGATCGGCAGTTCTCAGTTACAGATGCTCTGGAGGATGTAAGCACCAGCCCTCAATCCACTGAAGAAGTAGTCCAGTCTTTTCTGATGTCTCAGAACATTGATGGACAGAATAGCTAG